In a genomic window of Apium graveolens cultivar Ventura unplaced genomic scaffold, ASM990537v1 ctg5800, whole genome shotgun sequence:
- the LOC141702843 gene encoding putative mitochondrial protein AtMg01250 translates to MDDFFKTIRLSVLVNGSPTSEFKMSNGVRQGDPLSPMLFNLAGEVINKLLIKANEIGLIEGVQLSKGIKYITHLQFADDTIVFLQVNAKSIWGIKKVLQCFQLLSGLRIIF, encoded by the coding sequence ATGGATGATTTCTTTAAGACAATTAGGTTGTCTGTTTTAGTTAATGGATCCCCTACTTCAGAATTTAAGATGTCAAATGGAGTAAGGCAGGGAGATCCTTTATCACCTATGCTCTTCAATCTTGCTGGAGAGGTTATAAATAAGTTACTTATCAAGGCTAATGAGATTGGATTGATTGAGGGTGTGCAGTTGAGTAAAGGGATTAAGTATATCACACACTTGCAATTTGCTGATGATACTATAGTGTTCTTACAAGTAAATGCAAAATCAATTTGGGGAATTAAGAAAGTGCTTCAATGCTTTCAGTTGCTTTCTGGATTGAGAATCATTTTTTAA
- the LOC141702842 gene encoding transmembrane 9 superfamily member 1: protein MRTFLRSLLLFLTLHVIVSPVSASESDHKYQADDSVTLWVNKVGPYNNPQETYNYYSLPFCHPSGHAGHKWGGLGEVLGGNELIDSQISLKFQKNVDKSTICKLELDEAKVKQFKDAIENSYWFEFFIDDLPLWGFVGELHPDRNSDNKHVVYTHKNIIVQYNKDQIIHVNLTQENPKPLEAGKTLDLTYSVKWEPTNVTFAHRFDVYLDYPFFEHQIHWFSIFNSFMMVIFLTGLVSMILMRTLRNDYAKYAREDDDLESLERDVSEESGWKLVHGDVFRPPRSLVLLSAVVGTGAQLAMLVLLVILVAIVGTLYIGRGAIVTTFILCYAFTSIISGYVSGGMYSRMGGKNWIKSMILTASLFPFLCFGIGFALNTVAIFYGSLAAIPFGTMVVVFVIWGFISFPLALLGTVFGRNWSGAPNNPCRVKTIPRPIPEKKWYLTPSVVSVMGGLLPFGSIFIEMYFVFTSFWNYKVYYVYGFMLLVFLILLIVTVCVTIVGTYFLLNAENYHWQWTSFFSAASTAVYVYLYSIYYFSVKTKMSGFFQTSFYFGYTLMFCLGLGILCGAVGYLGSNLFVRRIYRNIKCD from the exons ATGCGGACCTTTCTCCGATCACTCCTCCTCTTCCTTACCCTCCACGTCATCGTGTCGCCGGTCTCCGCTTCCGAGTCCGATCACAAG TATCAAGCAGATGACTCTGTAACACTATGGGTGAACAAGGTTGGGCCGTACAATAATCCCCAAGAGACATACAATTATTACAGCCTGCCATTTTGCCATCCATCTGGTCATGCTGGTCACAAGTGGGGTGGTCTGGGAGAAGTTTTGGGTGGAAATGAACTTATTGATAGCCAGATCAGCTTAAAGTTTCaaa AAAATGTGGACAAGAGTACCATCTGTAAACTCGAGCTAGATGAAGCTAAGGTCAAACAGTTTAAGGATGCTATTGAAAATAGCTATTGGTTTGAATTTTTCATAG ATGATCTGCCACTATGGG GCTTTGTTGGTGAGCTACATCCTGATAGGAACAGTGATAACAAGCATGTTGTCTACACACATAAGAATATCATTGTACAGTATAACAAAGATCAG ATTATTCATGTTAATCTGACCCAGGAGAACCCAAAGCCACTGGAAGCAGGAAAAACATTGGACTTGACATATTCAGTAAAATGGGAACCGACTAATGTCACTTTTGCTCATCGTTTCGATGTATACCTAGATTACCCATTTTTCGAGCATCAG ATCCATTGGTTCTCTATTTTCAATTCGTTTATGATGGTTATCTTCCTCACGGGTCTGGTATCAATGATATTAATGCGAACTCTTAGAAATGACTATGCTAAATATGCTCGTGAAGATGatgatttagaaagtttg GAAAGAGATGTAAGTGAAGAGTCTGGTTGGAAACTTGTTCACGGTGATGTTTTTAGGCCTCCACGCAGTTTGGTGTTACTCTCTGCTGTGGTTGGTACAGGGGCTCAGCTGGCTATGCTGGTTCTACTTGTTATCTTGGTTGCCATAGTTGGTACATTATATATCGG GAGAGGAGCAATTGTTACAACCTTTATACTGTGTTATGCTTTCACCTCAATTATTTCTGGTTATGTAAGTGGCGGGATGTATTCACGGATGGGGG GGAAGAACTGGATTAAGTCGATGATTTTGACGGCGTCTCTATTTCCATTTTTGTGCTTCGGGATTGGTTTCGCTCTAAATACAGTTGCTATATTCTATGGGTCTTTGGCAGCTATTCCCTTTGGCACAATGGTGGTGGTTTTTGTGATTTGGGGATTTATCTCCTTCCCTCTGGCTCTTCTTGGTACAGTTTTTGGGAGGAATTGGAGTGGTGCTCCAAACAATCCATGTCGTGTGAAGACAATTCCTCGCCCAATTCCTGAGAAGAAGTGGTATCTCACGCCATCTGTGGTGTCAGTTATGGGAGGACTTCTACCCTTTGGCAGCATATTCATTGAGATGTATTTTGTTTTCACTTCTTTCTGGAACTACAAG GTGTATTATGTCTATGGTTTTATGCTGCTGGTCTTTCTGATCCTTCTAATCGTGACCGTATGTGTGACAATTGTGGGAACATATTTCTTGTTGAATGCTGAAAATTACCATTGGCAGTGGACTTCGTTCTTCTCAGCTGCTTCCACAGCTGTTTATGTGTACTTGTATTCAATATATTATTTCTCAGTAAAGACTAAGATGTCAGGATTCTTCCAAACCAGCTTCTACTTCGGATATactttgatgttctgccttggTTTAGGAATTCTATGCG GAGCTGTTGGTTACTTGGGCTCCAATCTTTTTGTAAGGAGGATTTACCGAAATATCAAGTGCGACTAA